A window from Pedosphaera parvula Ellin514 encodes these proteins:
- a CDS encoding SDR family oxidoreductase, with protein sequence MSENISDSIILITGASSGIGRATALAIARKHGTVVLASRQEKALREVAEECERMGGRALVVTADVTDESQVQALAHQAIETYGRINVWVNNAGVALYSKFEESPPDAFRRVIETNLFGCVHGARAALPHFRKQGRGVLINISSAFGKSGAPYVTAYATSKFAINGFSESLRMELQNDPHIHVCTVLPATMDTPIFQHAANFTGRFVEALPPVYKPEQVAEAILGCIVNPKREVLVGRSARHLVLLRKFSTELSERLVAAKVERKHFLDKPVAHSQGNLFAPMPEYNSVHGGWLDTDHKARNIITAAAAVFLAGAGFAFYKYRKQKHSSIAEVRDRLTKATA encoded by the coding sequence ATGTCCGAAAACATTTCAGATTCCATCATCCTTATAACCGGAGCCTCCAGCGGCATCGGCAGAGCAACCGCCCTCGCAATTGCAAGGAAACACGGAACCGTGGTGCTGGCCTCCAGGCAGGAAAAGGCCTTGCGCGAAGTTGCGGAGGAATGTGAGCGGATGGGAGGGCGGGCTTTGGTTGTCACGGCAGATGTAACCGATGAAAGTCAGGTGCAAGCGCTGGCACATCAGGCAATTGAAACTTATGGGAGAATCAATGTCTGGGTGAACAATGCAGGTGTGGCTTTATACTCCAAATTCGAGGAGTCTCCACCAGATGCCTTTCGGCGGGTGATCGAGACGAATCTGTTTGGATGCGTTCATGGTGCCAGGGCGGCCCTGCCTCATTTTCGAAAACAGGGACGGGGAGTTCTTATTAACATTTCTTCCGCGTTTGGAAAGTCCGGCGCACCATACGTTACAGCCTATGCAACCAGCAAGTTTGCCATCAACGGGTTTTCGGAAAGTTTACGAATGGAGTTGCAAAATGATCCGCATATACATGTTTGCACTGTGCTGCCAGCAACCATGGACACACCAATATTTCAACATGCCGCCAATTTTACCGGACGTTTTGTAGAAGCACTTCCTCCGGTCTACAAGCCGGAACAGGTTGCGGAAGCCATTCTTGGTTGTATCGTAAATCCAAAGCGGGAAGTGCTTGTGGGACGTTCCGCCAGGCACCTGGTTTTGCTCCGCAAATTTTCAACGGAGCTTTCGGAGCGCCTCGTGGCTGCAAAAGTTGAGAGGAAGCATTTCCTGGACAAACCTGTCGCTCATTCGCAAGGCAACCTGTTCGCGCCGATGCCGGAATATAATTCTGTACATGGAGGTTGGCTGGACACTGATCACAAGGCCAGGAATATAATTACTGCGGCGGCGGCAGTATTTCTTGCGGGTGCCGGCTTTGCATTTTACAAATACCGTAAGCAAAAGCATTCCTCAATAGCGGAGGTGCGGGATCGGCTAACGAAAGCGACCGCCTGA
- a CDS encoding amylo-alpha-1,6-glucosidase: MMIKKRLFPQAFPWYSAPFGRDACITSIQTLSLNPQIGVDTLRFLARYQGRREDSFTEEQPGKIMHELRRGELARSGEIPHVPYYGTIDATPLWLILLHETWQWTGDLHLVRELMPNAERALEWMDRYGDMDGDGLIEYSGTSRKGLNNQGWKDSGDGVPFPDATLPQPPIALVEVQGYAYDALRRTAELYSALGNEPLFRGLKKKAEDLREKIIQAFWIENLGMFALALDGKKQIVPTITSNAGHLLWSGVPDAEQAGKVVKHLLSPDMFSGWGIRTLSSSHRVYNPMSYHNGSVWPHDNSIIIAGLTRYGFSHAAVPVVRGMYDAAIHGESQRLPELFCGMSRTQATHPVWYPVSCSPQAWASGAMFLFMQTMLGIKAEAPANVLHVRNPVLPDFLDELTISNLSVGHSKISLHFKRHGDRTLSNLLSVSGDPIQIRIELT; the protein is encoded by the coding sequence ATGATGATAAAGAAAAGATTGTTTCCGCAGGCATTCCCATGGTACTCAGCACCATTTGGACGTGACGCCTGCATCACTTCGATTCAAACACTCTCACTGAATCCGCAAATCGGTGTTGATACCCTTAGGTTCCTCGCGCGGTACCAGGGCAGGCGCGAAGATTCCTTCACGGAAGAACAACCGGGAAAGATCATGCACGAACTGAGGCGTGGCGAACTGGCCCGAAGCGGCGAGATTCCCCACGTTCCTTATTATGGGACGATTGATGCAACGCCACTGTGGTTGATACTTCTGCACGAAACCTGGCAGTGGACTGGAGATCTCCACCTGGTCCGTGAGCTGATGCCGAATGCTGAGCGAGCACTGGAATGGATGGACCGTTATGGCGACATGGATGGGGATGGTCTGATCGAATACAGCGGCACCTCCAGAAAAGGTTTGAACAATCAAGGTTGGAAAGACTCCGGCGATGGCGTGCCCTTTCCCGATGCCACGCTGCCACAGCCTCCCATCGCCCTGGTGGAAGTCCAGGGTTATGCCTACGATGCCCTAAGGCGGACTGCTGAACTCTATTCCGCGCTCGGAAACGAGCCGCTCTTCAGAGGCCTCAAGAAGAAAGCTGAGGATCTACGTGAGAAGATCATTCAAGCTTTTTGGATTGAAAACCTTGGCATGTTTGCTCTTGCCCTCGACGGCAAAAAGCAAATTGTGCCAACTATTACATCAAATGCCGGTCATCTGCTTTGGAGCGGGGTACCGGATGCGGAGCAGGCGGGAAAGGTCGTCAAACACCTGCTCAGTCCTGATATGTTCTCCGGCTGGGGTATTCGCACCCTAAGTTCCTCCCACCGTGTATATAATCCCATGAGTTATCATAATGGTTCAGTTTGGCCACATGATAACTCAATAATTATAGCAGGCCTGACGCGGTATGGGTTTTCCCATGCGGCAGTGCCCGTGGTTCGCGGAATGTATGATGCTGCAATCCATGGCGAATCACAACGCCTGCCCGAGTTATTCTGTGGGATGTCTCGGACTCAGGCCACGCATCCTGTTTGGTATCCGGTCAGCTGCTCTCCCCAGGCATGGGCCTCAGGTGCAATGTTTCTGTTCATGCAAACCATGCTCGGGATCAAAGCCGAGGCACCGGCAAATGTTTTGCACGTACGGAATCCTGTGCTTCCCGACTTTCTGGATGAACTTACCATATCAAACCTCTCCGTGGGACATTCCAAAATATCTCTCCATTTCAAAAGGCATGGAGACCGTACCTTATCGAACCTGCTATCTGTTTCAGGCGACCCGATTCAGATTCGGATTGAACTAACCTGA
- the cls gene encoding cardiolipin synthase, whose protein sequence is MLVYVPQRRSAAASRTWLLLIFLLPWPGLVAYLLFGRIYLPKNRLERQERASRFIREAQSQMGVRTLATPMLPPNLEPIVNLASRLGDFEPFGGNKIELLTEYAPGIQRLIDDIDQARNHVHLLYYIYGNDEWGQLVAKALARAVKRGVKCRVLLDAVGSKHAITHLAPRMRLEGIEVQAMLPFHLFRRNSARFDLRNHRKIAVIDGRIGYTGSQNIVLPNFVKGFPNEELMARIIGPVVIQLQAVFLADQYFETGTRLEHPDIFPDHSPAEGAIAQVVPSGPGYKHENGQELMIAMLYAARQRVVITTPYFVPDEPFLQAIRSTVLRGVDVHLVLSKHANQLITQLAQRSYYDELLEAGVKIHLYKPRFLHAKHFTIDDEIVLIGSTNIDIRSFALNAEVNILFYGAEIVNEIRAIQEGYIANSEPVNLEQWRERPLIIRTIQSIARLADSFL, encoded by the coding sequence ATGCTGGTCTATGTTCCACAACGACGGAGCGCCGCCGCATCCAGAACCTGGTTGCTTCTTATTTTCCTGCTCCCCTGGCCCGGCTTGGTCGCCTATCTACTCTTTGGCAGAATTTATCTCCCGAAAAACAGGCTTGAGCGCCAGGAGCGAGCCTCCCGCTTCATTCGAGAGGCACAGTCTCAGATGGGCGTGCGCACGCTGGCAACCCCCATGCTCCCACCGAATCTCGAACCGATCGTGAATCTCGCAAGCCGCCTGGGCGACTTCGAGCCGTTCGGAGGCAATAAAATTGAATTGCTCACGGAATATGCACCCGGCATTCAAAGACTCATCGATGACATTGATCAGGCCAGGAATCATGTCCACTTGCTTTATTATATATACGGAAATGATGAGTGGGGACAACTCGTCGCGAAGGCTCTTGCTCGTGCAGTAAAGCGCGGGGTGAAATGCCGGGTCCTCCTTGATGCGGTTGGTTCCAAACATGCCATTACTCATCTCGCTCCACGCATGCGACTCGAGGGTATCGAAGTGCAAGCCATGCTTCCGTTTCACTTATTCCGCCGTAATAGCGCCCGCTTTGACCTTCGCAATCACCGTAAAATCGCGGTGATCGATGGCAGGATAGGCTACACCGGCTCGCAAAACATCGTTCTTCCCAATTTCGTAAAAGGCTTTCCGAATGAAGAGTTGATGGCCCGGATAATTGGTCCCGTAGTGATTCAATTGCAAGCCGTCTTTCTGGCAGACCAATATTTTGAAACGGGCACCAGGCTCGAGCACCCCGATATCTTTCCAGATCATTCTCCTGCTGAAGGCGCAATTGCACAAGTAGTTCCCAGCGGCCCAGGTTACAAGCACGAGAACGGCCAGGAACTCATGATCGCCATGCTCTACGCAGCCCGCCAGCGCGTGGTCATAACCACTCCTTACTTCGTGCCAGACGAACCCTTTCTGCAGGCCATCCGATCGACTGTTCTTCGTGGAGTGGATGTGCATCTCGTTCTATCCAAGCATGCCAACCAATTGATCACACAACTTGCCCAGCGCTCCTACTATGATGAACTTCTGGAAGCGGGTGTAAAAATCCATCTCTACAAGCCCCGCTTTCTCCACGCCAAGCACTTCACTATCGATGATGAAATTGTGCTCATTGGCTCAACCAACATCGATATCCGATCATTTGCACTGAATGCAGAAGTTAACATCCTTTTCTATGGCGCCGAAATCGTGAATGAAATCCGCGCCATTCAGGAGGGTTACATTGCAAACAGTGAACCGGTCAATCTGGAACAATGGCGTGAACGCCCGCTGATCATTCGCACCATTCAGAGCATTGCCAGACTGGCGGATTCCTTTTTATGA
- a CDS encoding ThuA domain-containing protein: MKTTVIKSYLWALLAVLLQSGLVAGAADFVVYEGKSGPGVGKHIVFLSGDEEYRSEEGLPQLAKILAVREGFKCTVLFAINPKDGTIDPTNTKSLPGAEALDSADAVVMLLRFRQWPDAQMKHFVDAYLAGKPIIALRTSTHAFSYDKDSTSPYAKYTWNGSAWPGGFGKQVLGETWVAHHGAHKKEATRGIIEDSVKEDVILRGVSDIFGTTDVYTANPPADARILVRGQVLTGMNPTDGPVQGKKNEPMQPVVWTRLHKNEAGKTNKILCTTMGAATDLQNEGLRRLLVNAVFWGLGMEVPTKAEVSLVGDYQPTMYGFGEFKKDVKPASLELKNDLPKP; this comes from the coding sequence ATGAAAACGACTGTAATAAAAAGTTATCTCTGGGCTTTGTTGGCAGTTCTTTTGCAATCAGGTCTTGTGGCTGGAGCAGCTGACTTCGTGGTTTATGAAGGGAAGTCGGGGCCGGGAGTTGGGAAACACATTGTGTTTCTGAGTGGAGACGAGGAATACCGTTCCGAAGAGGGATTGCCGCAGTTGGCTAAAATCCTTGCGGTTCGCGAGGGATTTAAATGCACAGTGTTATTTGCGATCAACCCGAAGGACGGAACGATTGATCCGACGAATACAAAGAGCCTGCCGGGAGCTGAGGCATTGGATTCCGCAGATGCGGTTGTGATGCTGTTGCGGTTTCGCCAATGGCCTGACGCACAAATGAAGCATTTCGTGGATGCGTATTTGGCGGGCAAGCCTATTATTGCACTACGGACGAGCACCCACGCATTTTCTTACGACAAGGATTCGACGAGCCCCTACGCGAAATATACCTGGAACGGTTCGGCTTGGCCGGGCGGATTTGGAAAGCAGGTTTTGGGCGAGACCTGGGTGGCGCATCATGGGGCACATAAAAAGGAAGCGACCCGTGGAATTATCGAGGACTCAGTCAAGGAGGACGTGATCTTACGCGGAGTTTCGGATATTTTTGGAACTACGGATGTTTACACTGCGAACCCACCCGCAGATGCGAGGATACTGGTACGCGGACAGGTGTTGACCGGCATGAACCCAACGGATGGGCCGGTTCAGGGCAAAAAGAATGAACCAATGCAGCCAGTGGTTTGGACGAGGCTTCACAAGAATGAAGCAGGGAAGACGAACAAGATTCTCTGCACCACGATGGGCGCAGCAACTGATTTGCAGAATGAAGGATTAAGGCGCCTGCTGGTGAACGCGGTGTTTTGGGGATTGGGCATGGAGGTGCCGACGAAGGCTGAAGTGAGTTTGGTGGGAGATTATCAGCCAACCATGTATGGCTTTGGTGAGTTTAAGAAGGATGTGAAACCAGCCTCCCTAGAGCTTAAGAACGATTTGCCTAAACCGTGA
- a CDS encoding glycosyltransferase family 4 protein, with amino-acid sequence MISTPFLAVPPKGYGGTELVIFELVEGLVDQGHEVTLFATGDSNTRAALCYLYKKSKWPPHPIVDLNHVTWSFSQINSGKFDAIHTHSPSALAMNRLVPELPMIYTIHHEQEQELSEYYLNFPEVHYVTISQNQKSLETPLPHCDVIHHGLDPSRFECVDVPRDYVCFIGRFSKDKGPHTAIDAAGKAHLTIHVAGEVHPDSAEFAGKLLKPRLNLPHVKCIGCVGTSQKVPLLRDARALLAPLEWEEPFGLVLIEAMLSGCPVVAYPRGSAPELVEAGVTGYLVASVEEMAETIKKGGLLDSFDRRRCRERATERFSRTRLVTNYSALYERVISARARQPCAQRANLSLLSYER; translated from the coding sequence ATGATTTCAACCCCGTTTCTGGCGGTTCCTCCCAAGGGCTATGGCGGAACGGAACTGGTCATATTTGAATTGGTGGAGGGGCTCGTGGATCAAGGACATGAGGTGACCCTCTTCGCCACAGGTGATTCCAACACCAGAGCTGCTCTTTGTTATCTCTATAAGAAATCCAAGTGGCCGCCGCATCCGATTGTTGATTTGAACCATGTCACCTGGTCGTTTTCCCAAATCAATTCCGGCAAGTTCGATGCCATTCATACCCATTCACCCTCGGCTTTGGCCATGAACCGCCTGGTTCCGGAGCTCCCAATGATCTATACCATTCACCATGAACAGGAGCAGGAGCTTTCGGAATATTATTTGAATTTCCCGGAGGTTCATTACGTGACGATTTCACAGAACCAAAAGAGTTTGGAAACCCCTCTTCCACATTGTGATGTGATTCATCACGGACTGGATCCTTCCCGTTTTGAATGCGTTGATGTACCCAGGGATTATGTCTGCTTTATTGGGCGCTTCTCCAAGGATAAAGGACCACACACGGCAATCGACGCCGCGGGTAAAGCCCATCTCACAATTCATGTGGCAGGTGAAGTGCATCCTGACAGCGCGGAATTCGCTGGAAAGCTGCTCAAACCCAGACTCAACCTGCCGCACGTAAAATGCATCGGATGTGTCGGAACCAGTCAAAAGGTACCCCTGCTGCGCGATGCGAGAGCATTGCTCGCTCCATTGGAATGGGAGGAACCGTTCGGCCTGGTCCTGATCGAAGCCATGCTTTCGGGATGTCCGGTTGTAGCCTATCCTCGCGGAAGCGCGCCCGAATTGGTGGAAGCAGGTGTTACCGGCTACCTTGTCGCTTCGGTTGAGGAGATGGCTGAAACCATCAAAAAGGGTGGATTGCTGGACTCATTTGACAGGCGACGCTGCCGTGAACGCGCCACGGAACGATTCAGCCGGACGCGCCTGGTCACTAATTACTCCGCTCTATATGAACGGGTGATTTCAGCTCGCGCCAGACAACCTTGCGCTCAAAGAGCGAATCTATCCTTATTGTCGTATGAGCGTTGA
- a CDS encoding sensor histidine kinase: MSSPFNKFVAGSFTLALVIFASIGVVTFRTTNNLIHTTERVAHTREVLETLGSLLSELDEAEVGERGYVITGNQELLEPYHSALRQIKHEASRLRTLTQDNLQQQGRMDKMDPLINSKLTNIEQIIKIRSSQGFELAAAAVAAEEGRQVMDKIRSLVTEMKSEEAHLLKGRTEISHTDATTALEFSRAGTITGFVLLLLSFYFLRYEIKRRELARQEVTNLNEYLKSRTAKLESANEELEAFSYSVSHDLRAPIRHISGFVDLLSKQASVSQDAKNARYLKFINNAVHHMGALVDDLLSYSNMSGAELRIETVDLGRSLREVKDSLSDSYAKRSIVWCIDENFPTVQADSSMIRLVFVKLLSNAIKYTRPRSEAHITIQYSSTRSEHLIEIKDNGVGFDMQYVNKLFGVFQKLHHPDEFEGTGIGLATVKRIISRHGGRTWAEGTLDKGAMFSFSIPKDQISKAAGSE; this comes from the coding sequence GTGAGTTCCCCTTTTAATAAGTTTGTAGCTGGTAGTTTCACACTGGCACTGGTCATTTTCGCATCCATTGGCGTCGTAACCTTCCGCACGACCAATAACCTGATTCATACAACTGAGCGGGTTGCACATACGCGGGAAGTACTGGAAACATTGGGCTCGCTCCTCTCTGAACTGGACGAAGCAGAAGTGGGCGAGCGTGGTTATGTAATTACGGGAAACCAGGAGCTTCTGGAGCCTTATCATTCCGCTCTGCGCCAGATCAAACACGAAGCCAGTCGACTTCGGACGCTGACTCAAGATAATCTTCAACAACAAGGGAGGATGGACAAAATGGATCCTCTCATTAATTCAAAGCTCACCAACATCGAACAGATCATCAAAATTCGATCGTCGCAGGGATTTGAACTGGCAGCGGCTGCTGTTGCCGCTGAAGAAGGTAGGCAGGTGATGGATAAAATCCGGTCTCTGGTTACTGAAATGAAATCAGAAGAGGCACACCTCTTGAAAGGCCGCACTGAAATATCCCACACGGATGCCACTACTGCACTCGAGTTCTCACGTGCGGGTACGATCACAGGTTTTGTCCTGCTTCTGTTATCTTTTTACTTTTTGCGTTATGAAATAAAACGAAGGGAATTGGCCAGGCAGGAAGTTACAAACCTTAATGAATATCTCAAGAGTCGCACGGCCAAACTCGAATCCGCGAACGAGGAACTTGAAGCTTTTTCGTATAGCGTGTCTCATGATCTGAGAGCTCCGATTCGCCACATTAGCGGCTTTGTCGATCTTCTCAGCAAACAGGCGTCGGTCTCCCAGGATGCAAAGAATGCGCGCTACCTTAAGTTCATCAATAATGCAGTGCACCACATGGGTGCCTTGGTTGATGACCTGTTGTCCTACTCCAATATGTCAGGTGCGGAATTGCGCATTGAAACAGTGGATCTAGGCCGCTCGCTCAGGGAGGTAAAGGACAGTCTGTCCGATTCTTACGCCAAACGCTCCATCGTCTGGTGCATTGATGAAAACTTTCCAACGGTCCAGGCTGATTCTTCCATGATCCGTCTGGTTTTTGTAAAACTTTTGTCAAATGCCATCAAATATACTCGTCCGCGTTCAGAAGCACACATCACGATTCAGTATTCCTCCACCCGGTCGGAACACCTTATCGAAATAAAGGACAATGGCGTCGGCTTTGACATGCAATATGTAAACAAGCTTTTCGGTGTATTTCAAAAGCTCCATCATCCGGACGAATTTGAAGGCACAGGGATCGGCCTTGCCACAGTTAAGCGGATCATTTCACGACATGGTGGACGGACTTGGGCAGAAGGCACTCTGGATAAGGGTGCAATGTTTTCATTCTCGATTCCAAAAGATCAAATTTCAAAAGCCGCAGGAAGTGAGTAG
- a CDS encoding NUDIX hydrolase, translating into MPFTYEYPRAALTVDCVVFGFDEGELKVMLIQRDLPPFEGKWALPGGFVRVDETLDEAARRELEEETGIGKVYLEQLYTFGDLQRDPRERVVSVAYYALVKLGEYRIKATTDARNAAWFGVSDIPKLAFDHDKILAAALQRLQGKVRYQPIGFELLPPKFTLSQLQHLYETVLEQKLDKRNFRKKIQGMGLLVELDEIEQDVAHRAARLHRFDQKRYDQLKKRGFNFEL; encoded by the coding sequence ATGCCATTCACCTACGAATATCCTCGAGCGGCCCTCACGGTCGATTGCGTTGTCTTCGGCTTCGACGAAGGCGAACTCAAGGTCATGCTCATTCAACGCGACCTTCCGCCCTTCGAAGGCAAATGGGCTCTCCCCGGCGGATTCGTCCGTGTGGATGAAACCCTCGACGAAGCCGCCCGCCGTGAATTGGAAGAAGAAACGGGCATCGGCAAGGTTTACCTCGAACAGCTTTACACCTTTGGCGATCTCCAACGCGATCCCCGCGAACGTGTTGTAAGCGTCGCCTATTACGCCCTCGTCAAACTGGGCGAATACCGCATCAAGGCGACTACCGACGCCCGCAACGCCGCCTGGTTTGGTGTCTCGGATATTCCGAAACTCGCTTTCGACCACGATAAAATCCTTGCCGCCGCCCTGCAGCGACTCCAGGGAAAGGTTCGCTATCAGCCCATCGGTTTTGAATTGTTGCCGCCCAAATTCACCTTATCTCAACTGCAACACCTCTATGAAACTGTGCTCGAGCAAAAACTCGATAAACGCAACTTTCGCAAAAAAATCCAGGGCATGGGCCTGCTCGTCGAACTGGATGAAATCGAACAAGACGTCGCCCACCGCGCGGCCCGTCTCCATCGCTTCGATCAAAAGCGTTACGACCAATTGAAGAAGCGCGGATTTAATTTTGAACTATAA
- the treY gene encoding malto-oligosyltrehalose synthase yields MRVDHPDGLWNPEQYLARLQNTFRKNRYKTDSASLPLYVVAEKILTKDELLPEGWPVDGTTGYDFLNRVNGIFIDSTNADAFADIYQTFTHCAGEFSELVHSCKKRILDEFMASELTALTHRLKSAALSSRYGQDFTFKLLHEALGEIIAAYPVYRSYATETSIKPTAIEARHTEEAISAAKQRNSKTDQAAFDFIRSLLLLQLPADLDEAGRRHCREFVLKFQQLTGPVMAKGLEDTVFYIYNRFVSLNEVGGSPEEFGTSLAQFHQHNLRMAGRWPHSMLATSTHDTKRGEDVRARLNVISEMPIEWRAAVERWTSSNSKYKTEVAGAPAPYKNDEYLLYQTLLGAWPFDADRSGMFDDFKKRLLAYMFKAIREAKTNTTWNDPNQAYEEAVKTFIVEILDLNTPFMTDFREFQSKVAYFGIFNSLSQTVLKLTAPGVPDTYQGAELWDFSMVDPDNRRPVGFSLRQEMLINLRNASGKGGSTHGSQFEKLLGETHTGAVKMFTVHRALEFRRQHRVHFEKGDYVALSAAGKMKNHVCAFARCHGSKTTITIVPRLVVSLTNGRQMAPTGKEVWADTWLALPFSKAGDKFCNAFTHETHTVQSQNNEPGIFLSDALAYFPVALLEKVD; encoded by the coding sequence TTGCGGGTAGATCATCCGGACGGCCTTTGGAATCCGGAACAGTATCTCGCCCGGCTGCAAAATACATTCCGCAAAAACCGATACAAGACCGATTCCGCCTCTCTCCCTCTTTATGTAGTGGCAGAAAAAATACTCACGAAAGACGAGCTTCTTCCCGAGGGTTGGCCGGTGGATGGGACCACCGGTTATGACTTTTTAAACCGGGTTAACGGAATCTTCATCGATTCCACCAATGCAGATGCGTTCGCTGACATTTATCAAACCTTTACTCACTGCGCCGGGGAGTTTTCAGAACTGGTTCACTCCTGCAAAAAGAGAATTCTCGATGAATTCATGGCAAGCGAGCTAACCGCCTTGACGCATCGGTTGAAGAGTGCCGCCCTGAGTTCCCGTTACGGGCAGGATTTTACTTTCAAGCTATTGCATGAGGCATTGGGAGAGATCATTGCCGCGTATCCGGTTTATCGCTCCTATGCAACCGAGACGTCAATAAAACCGACCGCGATCGAAGCAAGACACACCGAGGAAGCGATAAGCGCTGCGAAACAGCGCAACTCAAAAACGGATCAGGCAGCATTTGATTTTATCAGGAGTTTGCTGCTGCTGCAGCTGCCGGCGGATCTGGACGAAGCGGGGCGGCGACATTGCCGGGAATTTGTGCTGAAGTTTCAGCAACTCACCGGTCCGGTTATGGCAAAGGGGCTCGAAGATACCGTCTTCTACATCTACAATCGATTCGTATCATTAAATGAAGTGGGTGGCAGTCCTGAAGAGTTCGGAACCTCCCTCGCACAATTCCACCAACACAACCTTAGGATGGCCGGGCGCTGGCCTCACAGCATGCTCGCCACATCAACACACGATACCAAGCGAGGGGAGGATGTTCGCGCACGGCTCAACGTCATTTCCGAAATGCCGATTGAATGGAGAGCGGCTGTGGAACGATGGACTTCTTCAAACAGCAAATACAAAACCGAAGTCGCAGGAGCGCCCGCTCCGTACAAAAATGACGAATACCTCCTCTATCAGACACTGCTTGGAGCGTGGCCCTTTGACGCGGACCGTTCAGGCATGTTCGATGATTTCAAGAAACGTTTGCTTGCTTACATGTTCAAGGCGATTCGTGAAGCAAAGACCAACACTACCTGGAATGATCCCAACCAGGCCTACGAGGAAGCTGTAAAAACTTTCATTGTAGAAATTCTCGACCTTAATACTCCCTTCATGACGGATTTTCGGGAGTTTCAGAGCAAGGTCGCCTACTTTGGAATCTTTAACTCTCTCTCGCAAACCGTCCTCAAGCTAACCGCACCCGGAGTTCCCGACACCTATCAAGGAGCAGAGTTGTGGGATTTCAGCATGGTTGATCCTGACAATCGCCGCCCGGTCGGCTTCAGTCTGCGACAGGAAATGCTTATCAATTTACGGAACGCATCGGGGAAAGGCGGTTCCACCCATGGCTCGCAATTTGAAAAGCTTCTTGGCGAAACCCATACGGGAGCCGTCAAAATGTTCACTGTTCACCGGGCACTGGAGTTCAGGCGGCAACATCGAGTTCATTTTGAAAAAGGGGATTACGTCGCACTGAGTGCGGCAGGGAAAATGAAGAACCATGTCTGTGCCTTCGCACGCTGTCATGGGAGCAAAACCACCATTACTATCGTCCCACGGCTGGTGGTATCGCTCACCAATGGTCGACAAATGGCGCCAACTGGTAAAGAAGTGTGGGCAGATACCTGGCTTGCCCTGCCCTTCTCCAAAGCGGGAGATAAGTTTTGCAATGCGTTCACGCATGAGACGCATACGGTGCAATCGCAAAACAATGAGCCGGGAATATTCTTGAGCGATGCTTTGGCATATTTCCCTGTGGCCCTGCTTGAGAAAGTAGATTGA
- a CDS encoding glycogen debranching N-terminal domain-containing protein — MSVEFAEAPLIPIGMEEAVGHRALECAAQTSTENTVVLKHDRYFLITDHHGNIIAPCQQSPLGLYYEDTRVLSHYELKLRGGTPALLSVQVSHGYRGQFDLAITDAEFGGNSWDPKNCIHIQRELLISESMIERITLSNYLPRAIDYWMELSLAADFSDIFEVRGWKRERIGQFYAPQINHSSIRFPYCGSDNSLMMSAIKFHEPPTELHAKGARWKLALPPKGNFQIEWEIQAGRENNDQHVWTGYGVEELHTSMDEQYAKWSAACTHFHTNQNEFECILNRATDDLRALYVHDDKEKIVSAGIPMVLSTIWT, encoded by the coding sequence ATGAGCGTTGAATTCGCTGAAGCCCCGCTGATTCCCATTGGCATGGAAGAGGCTGTAGGGCATCGCGCGCTTGAATGTGCCGCTCAAACTTCCACTGAGAATACGGTGGTGTTAAAACATGACCGCTATTTTCTTATCACCGACCACCACGGTAATATCATCGCTCCATGTCAGCAATCTCCTCTGGGGCTCTATTACGAGGATACCCGCGTTCTCAGCCATTATGAATTGAAATTGCGAGGTGGGACACCAGCACTCCTCTCGGTTCAGGTGTCCCATGGCTATAGGGGACAGTTTGATCTCGCCATTACCGACGCTGAGTTCGGAGGAAATAGTTGGGATCCAAAAAACTGCATCCATATCCAACGTGAATTATTGATCTCAGAATCAATGATTGAGCGGATCACCCTATCTAACTATCTGCCCAGGGCAATTGACTACTGGATGGAATTGTCCCTTGCTGCTGACTTTTCGGATATCTTTGAAGTCAGAGGATGGAAACGGGAACGCATTGGACAATTTTACGCTCCTCAGATCAATCATTCTTCCATCCGCTTTCCCTACTGTGGAAGCGACAACAGCCTGATGATGAGCGCGATTAAATTTCATGAACCTCCCACTGAGTTGCATGCCAAAGGAGCTCGTTGGAAACTGGCCCTGCCACCCAAGGGCAACTTCCAGATCGAATGGGAAATCCAGGCTGGCAGGGAAAACAATGATCAACATGTCTGGACCGGATATGGCGTGGAGGAATTGCATACGAGCATGGATGAGCAGTATGCTAAATGGTCTGCCGCCTGCACCCATTTTCATACCAACCAGAACGAGTTTGAATGCATTCTGAATCGGGCCACCGACGATCTGCGTGCACTTTATGTTCATGATGATAAAGAAAAGATTGTTTCCGCAGGCATTCCCATGGTACTCAGCACCATTTGGACGTGA